The following proteins are encoded in a genomic region of Lemur catta isolate mLemCat1 chromosome 10, mLemCat1.pri, whole genome shotgun sequence:
- the DNAJB5 gene encoding dnaJ homolog subfamily B member 5 isoform X1 codes for MGKDYYKILGIPSGANEDEIKKAYRKMALKYHPDKNKEPNAEEKFKEIAEAYDVLSDPKKRGLYDQYGEEGLKTGGGTSGGSSGSFHYTFHGDPHATFASFFGGSNPFDIFFASSRSTRPFSGFDPDDMDVDEDEDPFGAFGRFGFNGLSRGPRRAPEPLYPRRKVQDPPVVHELRVSLEEIYHGSTKRMKITRRRLNPDGRTVRTEDKILHIVIKRGWKEGTKITFPKEGDATPDNIPADIVFVLKDKPHAHFRRDGTNVLYSALISLKEALCGCTVNIPTIDGRVIPLPCNDVIKPGTVKRLRGEGLPFPKVPTQRGDLIVEFKVRFPDRLTPQTRQILKQHLPCS; via the exons ATGGGAAAAGATTATTACAAGATTCTTGGAATCCCGTCGGGGGCCAATGAGGATGAGATCAAGAAAGCCTATCGGAAGATGGCCTTGAAGTACCACCCAGACAAGAACAAAGAGCCCAATGCTGAGGAGAAGTTTAAGGAAATTGCAGAGGCCTATGATGTGCTGAGTGACCCCAAGAAGCGGGGCCTGTATGACCAGTACGGGGAGGAAG gcCTGAAGACCGGCGGTGGGACATCAGGTGGCTCCAGTGGCTCCTTTCACTACACCTTCCATGGGGACCCACATGCTACGTTCGCCTCCTTCTTTGGTGGCTCCAACCCCTTCGATATCTTCTTTGCCAGCAGCCGCTCCACTCGGCCTTTCAGTGGCTTCGACCCAGATGACATGGATGTGGATGAAGATGAGGACCCATTTGGTGCCTTTGGCCGGTTCGGCTTCAATGGGCTGAGTAGGGGGCCCAGGCGAGCCCCAGAACCACTGTACCCCCGACGCAAGGTACAGGACCCACCTGTGGTGCACGAGCTGCGGGTGTCGCTGGAGGAGATCTACCACGGCTCCACCAAGCGCATGAAGATCACGAGGCGGCGCCTCAACCCTGATGGGCGAACTGTGCGCACAGAGGACAAGATCCTGCACATTGTTATCAAGCGTGGCTGGAAGGAAGGCACCAAGATCACCTTCCCCAAAGAGGGTGATGCCACACCTGACAACATCCCTGCCGATATCGTCTTTGTGCTCAAAGACAAGCCGCATGCACACTTCCGCCGAGATGGCACCAATGTGCTCTACAGTGCCCTGATCAGCCTCAAGGAG GCGCTGTGTGGCTGCACCGTGAACATTCCCACCATTGATGGCCGAGTGATCCCTTTGCCCTGCAATGACGTCATCAAGCCAGGCACCGTGAAGAGACTCCGTGGGGAAGGCCTTCCCTTCCCCAAGGTGCCCACTCAGCGGGGAGACCTCATTGTCGAGTTCAAAGTTCGTTTCCCAGACAGATTAACACCACAGACACGACAGATCCTTAAGCAACACCTACCCTGTTCCTAG
- the DNAJB5 gene encoding dnaJ homolog subfamily B member 5 isoform X2, which produces MFKRTALSCPPPAAPPLQARGACRSFPHFWGEDFLASLMFKIQLEPLKLRAWTLNGFVKFRNKETSAGPVAVMGKDYYKILGIPSGANEDEIKKAYRKMALKYHPDKNKEPNAEEKFKEIAEAYDVLSDPKKRGLYDQYGEEGLKTGGGTSGGSSGSFHYTFHGDPHATFASFFGGSNPFDIFFASSRSTRPFSGFDPDDMDVDEDEDPFGAFGRFGFNGLSRGPRRAPEPLYPRRKVQDPPVVHELRVSLEEIYHGSTKRMKITRRRLNPDGRTVRTEDKILHIVIKRGWKEGTKITFPKEGDATPDNIPADIVFVLKDKPHAHFRRDGTNVLYSALISLKEALCGCTVNIPTIDGRVIPLPCNDVIKPGTVKRLRGEGLPFPKVPTQRGDLIVEFKVRFPDRLTPQTRQILKQHLPCS; this is translated from the exons ATGTTTAAGCGCACCGCgctctcctgcccacccccagcagcaCCCCCACTGCAGGCCCGAGGAGCTTGCCGGAGCTTCCCACACTTCTGGGGAGAAGACTTCTTAGCCAGCTTGATGTTTAAAATTCAGCTGGAGCCCTTAAAACTTCGAGCGTGGACGCTGAATGGGTTTGTAAAGTTTCG AAACAAGGAGACCAGTGCTGGTCCAGTGGCTGTGATGGGAAAAGATTATTACAAGATTCTTGGAATCCCGTCGGGGGCCAATGAGGATGAGATCAAGAAAGCCTATCGGAAGATGGCCTTGAAGTACCACCCAGACAAGAACAAAGAGCCCAATGCTGAGGAGAAGTTTAAGGAAATTGCAGAGGCCTATGATGTGCTGAGTGACCCCAAGAAGCGGGGCCTGTATGACCAGTACGGGGAGGAAG gcCTGAAGACCGGCGGTGGGACATCAGGTGGCTCCAGTGGCTCCTTTCACTACACCTTCCATGGGGACCCACATGCTACGTTCGCCTCCTTCTTTGGTGGCTCCAACCCCTTCGATATCTTCTTTGCCAGCAGCCGCTCCACTCGGCCTTTCAGTGGCTTCGACCCAGATGACATGGATGTGGATGAAGATGAGGACCCATTTGGTGCCTTTGGCCGGTTCGGCTTCAATGGGCTGAGTAGGGGGCCCAGGCGAGCCCCAGAACCACTGTACCCCCGACGCAAGGTACAGGACCCACCTGTGGTGCACGAGCTGCGGGTGTCGCTGGAGGAGATCTACCACGGCTCCACCAAGCGCATGAAGATCACGAGGCGGCGCCTCAACCCTGATGGGCGAACTGTGCGCACAGAGGACAAGATCCTGCACATTGTTATCAAGCGTGGCTGGAAGGAAGGCACCAAGATCACCTTCCCCAAAGAGGGTGATGCCACACCTGACAACATCCCTGCCGATATCGTCTTTGTGCTCAAAGACAAGCCGCATGCACACTTCCGCCGAGATGGCACCAATGTGCTCTACAGTGCCCTGATCAGCCTCAAGGAG GCGCTGTGTGGCTGCACCGTGAACATTCCCACCATTGATGGCCGAGTGATCCCTTTGCCCTGCAATGACGTCATCAAGCCAGGCACCGTGAAGAGACTCCGTGGGGAAGGCCTTCCCTTCCCCAAGGTGCCCACTCAGCGGGGAGACCTCATTGTCGAGTTCAAAGTTCGTTTCCCAGACAGATTAACACCACAGACACGACAGATCCTTAAGCAACACCTACCCTGTTCCTAG